In the genome of Candidatus Edwardsbacteria bacterium, the window GGGGATGGTGATATTCAGGCTAGCCCATAGGGGCAGGTAGGTAACTTTGTGTTCGTAAAGCACCTTGACCATAGTAGTGGTGGTTATCCCGGTGGTGCTGGAGGTGTCAGCTTCCTGCTTCTCCTCGAAGCTTTTGCCGAAGTATTCCAGCCCCAACGACAGGTTGACCATATCATCCACCGCATTGCCGACCCCCAGGCCCAGCAGCAGCCCGCCGTTGCCCTTCACCCCGGAGGGGTTATAATACCCGCCCTTCAGCATTAGGACACTGTTGGCAAAAGGCAGTATCCCGGCATGGGCTGTAGTCGCCAGGCAGATGGCGGCCAGCACAGCTATTGATATCTTTTTCATTTTTATAAACACCTATTGTTATTAATAATCCTGTTCGGCAAGCACAATACAGGAAACCGGGCAGGCATCTACGCAGGCCCCGCATTCGTTGCAGGCATCGGCTTTGACCACTACCGCCTTGTCCGACGGCATGTCCAGCACACTGGGGGGACAGGCCGAAACACAGGCCCCGCATCCGATGCAGGCATCAATGTCTATCTTGGGATATGTTTTCTTGGGCATTTTTAACTCCTTCTTTGCAGTTATTTATTATTTTCCATTTTTGCGATATCCCTGAGCACCAGATTTTTCTGCTGGGTCAGAATCTTTTCATGCCTCAATTCCTCGGAAACCAGCTGTCTGAAAAGGCTCTTGACGTCGTTTTCATACGAGTAGGTGGCTTCCCGGGCATACCTCTCTTGGGCCATCCTCTCGTACTTGATGGCCATATCCAGGGCCTTAACTAATTTTTTTGCCAACTTGAGATCTTCCATTGATCTCTCCTTAATTGTTTGAGACTTCTGCAAAAGTGTTTTTTACTCCGCCTAGGCGGACAGGCACGAAAACACTGAATTTTCGGAATAATAATCGCAGAAAAGATCGGAGGTAAGGCCTTTTTTTGGTATTTTCAGTAGTTCCGTGCTTCAGTGGTTGGTTTTGCTAAGGTCTCGTTTATTGATAATTTTAATAATTTGCTACAATAGATATTATCATAAGAATCAGATTTTGGCAAGGGGCATTTAAAAAAGCTTGAGATTATTTGGTTCCTCTCCCTCCCCGGCCAGATAGATGAACCGGTCTATCAGATTGACATATTCGCTCCAACGCTTGTTGTCGCCCCCCTCCTGCCGGATTATCCTTTCAAAGGCGGCGGCATGGGCGTCCATGAAATCACAATGATGCACCACCAGCGCCTCCAGGGTGGCCGGGACCACCGGGGAGCCCTTCTGCTTCTCCCCGTGGTGGGAGAGCACGATATGCCTCAGGCGTTTGGCCGTCTCCTCGGGAAAATCCTTTATTTTGGCCATCCTCTCCACCAGCATCTGATCGCCCAGCACCAGATGTCCCATCAGGCGTCCGTCGTCGGAGTAATTCACAAAGGTGCTTACGGCGAATTCCCGGATCTTGCCCACATCGT includes:
- a CDS encoding outer membrane beta-barrel protein; the encoded protein is MKKISIAVLAAICLATTAHAGILPFANSVLMLKGGYYNPSGVKGNGGLLLGLGVGNAVDDMVNLSLGLEYFGKSFEEKQEADTSSTTGITTTTMVKVLYEHKVTYLPLWASLNITIPAGGAIKPFVGGDLGWGLAKVSYDYKDTTIAADRITQGPDDGFYTGFGWRVRGGARIGLGMRSALLLEASYNGTTVAREEDGGWERELDMSGIGIGAAIELKGF
- a CDS encoding 4Fe-4S binding protein, with translation MPKKTYPKIDIDACIGCGACVSACPPSVLDMPSDKAVVVKADACNECGACVDACPVSCIVLAEQDY